From one Streptomyces sp. 846.5 genomic stretch:
- a CDS encoding rhamnogalacturonan lyase B N-terminal domain-containing protein has translation MSIPKHRLDRRQLLVRAGGASLALGAAGAGVGSWLASAQAAATAATAFGYTDDGSYYTVTTGGGLVFKVHRTNGDLTSLVYKGTQYQGYSGQNSQVESGLGSSAVSIAQSSGTILITVVHGTMHHYYAARSGENNVYMWTNKADASITATRYIVRVRPGLFPNDNPDSWDSATDKLIEAQDIRVKPDGTTRSKHYSNQRVIDYDYVGWSTGSVGMWMVRSNHEKASGGPFYRSLMRHHYTDGAGLYEILHYGENQTEAERFGLQGPYVLAFTDGGAPAASLYHDRLDTSWVDGLGLVGWTGRGGRGRVTGVGITGRDTAVPYTVGFANSAAQYWASASAGSGYFSCTGMLPGTYAYTVYKGELAVHTGSVTVTAGGTTMLHTIAVTADPSDSAAIWRIGDWNGAPTGFKNAALMTCAHPSDVRAAAWTGSYTVGTSAASAFPAYQWRDVNDGLLIDFTLTAAQAATAHTLTIGISTAFLNGRPRATVNGWTSAIPAAVSEPATRSLTVGSYRGNNHSYSWTVPASALKAGANTLRIDVVSGSTGTGYLSPGFAYDCVELLA, from the coding sequence ATGAGCATCCCCAAGCACCGACTCGACCGCAGGCAGCTTCTGGTCCGCGCGGGCGGGGCGAGCCTGGCCCTGGGCGCGGCGGGGGCCGGAGTCGGCTCCTGGCTCGCCTCGGCCCAGGCCGCCGCCACCGCAGCCACCGCCTTCGGCTACACCGACGACGGCAGCTACTACACCGTCACCACCGGCGGCGGACTGGTTTTCAAGGTGCACCGGACCAACGGCGATCTGACCTCGCTGGTCTACAAGGGCACCCAGTACCAGGGCTACAGCGGGCAGAACTCCCAGGTGGAGTCGGGCTTGGGGAGTTCGGCCGTCAGCATCGCGCAGAGCTCGGGCACCATCCTGATCACCGTGGTGCACGGAACCATGCACCACTACTACGCGGCCCGCAGCGGCGAGAACAACGTCTACATGTGGACCAACAAGGCGGACGCCTCGATCACCGCCACCCGTTACATCGTCCGGGTGCGGCCGGGGCTGTTCCCCAACGACAACCCCGACAGCTGGGACAGCGCCACCGACAAGCTCATCGAGGCCCAGGACATCCGGGTGAAGCCGGACGGGACCACCCGTTCCAAGCACTACTCCAACCAGCGGGTGATCGACTACGACTACGTCGGCTGGAGCACCGGCTCGGTCGGCATGTGGATGGTGCGCAGCAACCACGAGAAGGCGTCCGGCGGGCCCTTCTACCGGTCGCTGATGCGCCATCACTACACCGACGGGGCCGGGCTCTACGAGATCCTGCACTACGGGGAGAACCAGACCGAGGCGGAGCGCTTCGGCCTGCAGGGCCCCTACGTCCTGGCCTTCACCGACGGCGGTGCGCCGGCCGCCTCGCTGTACCACGACCGGCTGGACACCTCCTGGGTGGACGGCCTGGGCCTGGTCGGCTGGACCGGCCGCGGCGGCCGCGGGCGGGTGACCGGGGTGGGCATCACCGGGCGGGACACCGCCGTCCCGTACACCGTCGGCTTCGCCAACAGCGCGGCCCAGTACTGGGCCTCGGCGAGCGCTGGCAGCGGCTACTTCTCCTGCACCGGCATGCTGCCGGGGACCTACGCCTACACCGTCTACAAGGGCGAACTGGCGGTCCACACCGGATCGGTGACGGTCACCGCGGGCGGCACCACGATGCTCCACACGATCGCGGTCACGGCCGACCCCAGCGACTCGGCCGCGATCTGGCGGATCGGGGACTGGAACGGTGCGCCGACCGGGTTCAAGAACGCCGCGCTGATGACCTGTGCCCACCCCTCGGACGTCAGGGCGGCCGCCTGGACCGGGAGTTACACCGTGGGCACCTCCGCCGCCAGCGCCTTCCCCGCGTACCAGTGGCGGGACGTCAACGACGGTCTGCTGATCGACTTCACCCTGACCGCGGCCCAGGCCGCGACCGCGCACACCCTCACCATCGGGATCAGCACGGCGTTCCTGAACGGCCGGCCCAGGGCCACCGTGAACGGCTGGACCTCGGCGATCCCGGCTGCGGTCAGCGAGCCCGCCACCCGCTCGCTGACGGTGGGCTCCTACCGGGGCAACAACCACAGCTACAGCTGGACCGTCCCGGCGAGCGCGCTGAAGGCGGGCGCCAACACCCTGCGGATCGACGTGGTCAGCGGCTCCACCGGGACCGGCTACCTGAGCCCCGGCTTCGCCTACGACTGTGTCGAACTTCTGGCCTGA
- a CDS encoding DUF3097 domain-containing protein, producing the protein MTRTYDLTPPWKRSTPAPELPAERDLVVEEVVTGFCGAVVRCEKTAEGFTVTLEDRHRRLRVFPMTPSGFLVDGRPVTLVRPGSVAPPAPVAPSRTASGSVAVQGVRARVALPSRIYVEGRHDAELVERVWGDDLRIEGVVVEYLEGIDDLPAIVAGFAPEPGRRLGVLVDHLVPGSKESRIAERVGGADVLVVGHPYIDVWAAVKPSSVGIAAWPDVPRGEEWKEGVCRRLGWPVDTPAAWKRILSSVNSFKDLDPALLSRVEELIDFVTESQ; encoded by the coding sequence GTGACCCGGACCTACGATCTGACCCCGCCCTGGAAGCGCTCCACGCCCGCCCCCGAGCTGCCCGCCGAGCGGGACCTGGTGGTGGAGGAGGTGGTGACCGGGTTCTGCGGCGCCGTGGTGCGCTGCGAGAAGACGGCCGAGGGCTTCACCGTCACCCTGGAGGACCGGCACCGCAGGCTGCGGGTCTTCCCGATGACGCCGAGCGGCTTCCTGGTGGACGGCAGGCCGGTCACCCTGGTCCGCCCCGGATCGGTCGCCCCGCCGGCGCCGGTCGCCCCGTCCCGGACCGCCTCGGGCTCGGTGGCGGTCCAGGGCGTGCGGGCGCGGGTGGCGCTGCCCAGCCGGATCTACGTCGAAGGGCGCCACGACGCCGAGCTGGTCGAGCGGGTCTGGGGCGACGACCTGCGGATCGAGGGCGTGGTGGTGGAGTACCTGGAGGGCATCGACGACCTGCCGGCCATCGTCGCCGGGTTCGCGCCGGAACCGGGGCGGCGGCTGGGCGTGCTGGTGGACCACCTGGTGCCGGGCAGCAAGGAGTCACGGATCGCCGAGCGGGTCGGCGGCGCCGACGTGCTGGTCGTCGGCCATCCCTACATCGACGTCTGGGCGGCGGTGAAGCCCTCCTCGGTGGGCATCGCGGCCTGGCCGGACGTGCCCCGCGGCGAGGAGTGGAAGGAGGGCGTCTGCCGCCGCCTCGGCTGGCCGGTGGACACCCCGGCGGCCTGGAAGCGCATCCTCTCCTCTGTGAACTCCTTCAAGGACCTCGACCCGGCCCTGCTGAGCCGGGTCGAGGAGCTCATCGACTTTGTGACGGAGAGTCAGTGA
- the htpX gene encoding zinc metalloprotease HtpX, whose product MARTRFAPDRGLTSRMLLTMFFIGLLYVVFVGALIVLLKGAWPFVVIIAGGLFIAQFWFSDKIAAFSMGAREVSAEDYPELHGTVDRLCTLADMQKPKVAVAQSDIPNAFATGRNEKNAVVCVTTGLLRRLEPEELEGVLAHEMSHVAHKDVAVMTIAGFLGVLAGIITRVGLQFGLFGGFSSRDDRDGDNTAVAALIVIGVSAVVYTLSFLLTRLLSRYRELSADRSAALLTGRPSALASALTKVSGQMAAIPTQDLRRAQPFNAFYFAPAVSARQAASQAFSTHPSLEKRLEQLGRISAELGRQ is encoded by the coding sequence ATGGCCAGGACACGCTTCGCACCGGACCGCGGGCTGACGAGCCGGATGCTGTTGACGATGTTCTTCATCGGCCTGCTGTACGTCGTGTTCGTGGGCGCACTGATCGTGCTGTTGAAGGGCGCCTGGCCGTTTGTGGTGATCATCGCCGGCGGCCTGTTCATCGCCCAGTTCTGGTTCAGCGACAAGATCGCGGCCTTCAGCATGGGCGCCCGCGAGGTCTCCGCGGAGGACTACCCCGAGCTGCACGGCACCGTGGACCGGCTCTGCACGCTGGCGGACATGCAGAAGCCCAAGGTCGCCGTCGCGCAGAGTGACATCCCCAATGCCTTCGCCACCGGGCGCAACGAGAAGAACGCTGTGGTGTGCGTCACCACCGGCCTGCTGCGCCGGCTGGAGCCGGAGGAGCTGGAGGGTGTGCTGGCACACGAGATGTCGCACGTCGCGCACAAGGACGTGGCGGTGATGACCATCGCCGGCTTCCTCGGCGTGCTGGCCGGGATCATCACCCGGGTCGGACTCCAGTTCGGCCTGTTCGGCGGCTTCAGCAGCCGGGACGACCGCGACGGCGACAACACCGCCGTGGCGGCCCTGATCGTCATCGGCGTCAGCGCCGTGGTCTACACCCTCAGCTTCCTGCTGACCCGGCTGCTCTCCCGCTACCGCGAGCTCTCCGCCGACCGCTCGGCCGCGCTGCTGACCGGCCGCCCCTCGGCGCTGGCCTCCGCGCTCACCAAGGTCAGCGGCCAGATGGCGGCGATCCCCACCCAGGACCTGCGCCGGGCCCAGCCGTTCAACGCCTTCTACTTCGCCCCGGCGGTCTCCGCCCGCCAGGCCGCCAGCCAGGCCTTCTCCACCCACCCCTCGCTGGAGAAGCGCCTGGAGCAGCTCGGCCGGATCAGCGCCGAGCTGGGCCGTCAGTAA
- the hrcA gene encoding heat-inducible transcriptional repressor HrcA: MLEERKLDDRKLAVLRAIVQDYVGTEEPVGSKALVERHNLGVSPATIRNDMATLEDEGYIHQPHTSAGRVPTDKGYRLFVDRLTEVKPMSGAERRAIGSFLDHAVDLDDVVARTVRLLAQLTRQVAVVQYPSLSRSTVRHVELVALTPTRLMLVLITDTGRVEQRLIDCPTAVGETVLADLRSRLNTRAGGQRFVEVPTLLQDLPESFDREDRGAVTAVLSTLFEALAEQTEERVVIGGSANLTRFPHDFPLTIAPVLEALEEQVVLLKLLGETADAGMMVRIGHENAYEGLNSTSVVSVGYGSGDETVAKLGVVGPTRMDYPGTMGAVRAVARYVGQILAAS; this comes from the coding sequence GTGCTTGAGGAGCGCAAGCTCGACGACCGCAAGCTCGCGGTTCTGCGTGCCATCGTCCAGGACTATGTCGGCACCGAGGAGCCGGTCGGTTCCAAAGCGTTGGTGGAACGGCACAACCTCGGCGTGTCGCCGGCCACGATCCGTAACGACATGGCGACGCTGGAGGACGAGGGCTACATTCACCAGCCGCACACCAGTGCGGGCCGGGTGCCGACCGACAAGGGCTACCGGCTCTTCGTCGACCGGCTCACCGAGGTGAAGCCGATGTCCGGGGCCGAGCGCCGGGCGATCGGCAGCTTCCTGGACCACGCCGTCGACCTGGACGACGTGGTGGCCCGCACGGTACGGCTGCTGGCGCAGCTGACCCGGCAGGTCGCGGTGGTGCAGTACCCCTCGCTGTCCCGCTCCACGGTCCGCCACGTCGAACTGGTCGCGCTGACGCCGACCCGGCTGATGCTGGTGCTGATCACCGACACCGGACGGGTCGAGCAGCGGCTCATCGACTGCCCCACGGCCGTCGGCGAGACCGTCCTCGCGGATCTCCGCTCCCGGCTGAACACCAGGGCCGGCGGGCAGCGCTTCGTCGAGGTGCCGACCCTGCTCCAGGACCTGCCGGAGAGCTTCGACCGGGAGGACCGGGGCGCGGTCACGGCCGTCCTCAGCACCCTGTTCGAGGCGCTGGCCGAGCAGACCGAGGAGCGGGTCGTGATCGGCGGCTCGGCCAATCTGACCCGCTTCCCGCACGACTTCCCGCTCACCATCGCCCCCGTACTGGAGGCGCTGGAGGAACAGGTGGTCCTGCTGAAGCTGCTCGGGGAGACCGCCGACGCGGGCATGATGGTTCGGATCGGTCACGAGAACGCCTACGAAGGGCTGAATTCCACGTCGGTCGTGTCGGTGGGCTACGGTTCGGGCGACGAGACCGTCGCCAAACTGGGCGTGGTCGGGCCGACGCGGATGGACTACCCGGGCACCATGGGCGCCGTCCGGGCGGTGGCACGATACGTCGGTCAGATCCTGGCTGCGTCCTGA
- the dnaJ gene encoding molecular chaperone DnaJ, whose amino-acid sequence MATDYYAVLGVRRDAGQDEIKKAFRRLARELHPDVNPDPKTQERFKEINAAYEVLSDPNKRQVYDLGGDPLSASGGGAGPGGFGAGAGFGFSDIMDAFFGASGGQRGPRSRTRRGQDAMIRIDIDLEEAAFGTTKDIQVDTAVVCTTCNGEGAAPGTSAQTCDMCRGRGEVSQVTRSFLGQVMTSRPCPQCQGFGTVVPTPCPECAGDGRVRARRTLTVKIPAGVDNGTRIQLAGEGEVGPGGGPAGDLYVEISENAHSTFQRRGDDLHCTVTLPMTAAALGTKVPLETLDGTVEIDVRPGTQSGQSIPLHGRGITHLRGGGRGDLIVHVEVQTPNKLDPEQEELLRRLAKLRGEERPKGTFAPGQQGLFSRLKDAFNGRA is encoded by the coding sequence GTGGCCACGGACTACTACGCGGTACTCGGCGTCCGGCGTGACGCGGGTCAGGACGAGATCAAGAAGGCGTTCCGCCGGCTGGCGCGCGAGCTCCACCCGGACGTCAACCCCGACCCGAAGACACAGGAGCGGTTCAAGGAGATCAACGCCGCCTACGAGGTCCTCTCGGACCCCAACAAGCGGCAGGTCTACGACCTCGGCGGCGATCCGCTCTCCGCGAGCGGCGGCGGCGCGGGCCCCGGCGGCTTCGGTGCGGGGGCGGGCTTCGGCTTCAGCGACATCATGGACGCCTTCTTCGGCGCGTCCGGGGGCCAGCGCGGGCCGCGCTCGCGCACCCGGCGCGGCCAGGACGCGATGATCCGGATCGACATCGACCTCGAAGAGGCCGCGTTCGGCACCACCAAGGACATCCAGGTCGACACCGCCGTCGTCTGCACCACCTGCAACGGCGAGGGCGCGGCCCCGGGCACCTCCGCGCAGACCTGTGACATGTGTCGCGGTCGCGGCGAGGTGTCCCAGGTCACCCGGTCCTTCCTGGGCCAGGTCATGACCTCCCGCCCCTGCCCGCAGTGCCAGGGCTTCGGCACCGTCGTGCCCACCCCCTGCCCGGAGTGCGCCGGCGACGGCCGGGTCCGCGCGCGGCGCACGCTGACCGTCAAGATCCCGGCCGGCGTCGACAACGGCACCCGGATCCAGCTCGCGGGCGAGGGCGAGGTCGGCCCCGGCGGCGGCCCGGCCGGCGACCTCTACGTCGAGATCAGCGAGAACGCCCACTCCACCTTCCAGCGCCGCGGCGACGACCTGCACTGCACGGTCACCCTGCCGATGACGGCGGCGGCGCTCGGCACCAAGGTCCCGCTGGAGACCCTGGACGGCACCGTCGAGATCGACGTCCGGCCCGGCACCCAGTCCGGCCAGTCCATCCCGCTGCACGGACGCGGCATCACCCATCTGCGCGGCGGCGGACGCGGCGACCTGATAGTGCACGTCGAGGTGCAGACGCCCAACAAGCTCGACCCCGAGCAGGAGGAGCTGCTGCGGCGGCTGGCCAAGCTGCGCGGCGAGGAGCGCCCCAAGGGGACCTTCGCGCCCGGGCAGCAGGGCCTGTTCTCCCGCCTGAAGGACGCCTTCAACGGTCGCGCCTGA
- a CDS encoding 16S rRNA (uracil(1498)-N(3))-methyltransferase, whose protein sequence is MTAPVFVVDSAQLAPVGAVVRLDGPEGRHAVAVRRLTVGEPVVLADGAGAAVSGSVVGVVGKDVLEVRVDALLAEPEPAVRVVVVQALPKGDRGELAVELMTEAGVDEVVPWAASRCITQWKGERGAKALAKWRATAREAGKQSRRLRFPVVRDPMTTRQVAELLSGAALAGVLHEEGSQPLATAELPTKGDIILVVGPEGGVSPDELALFAAAGAPPYRLGPSVLRTSTAGVAAGSVLLSRTGRWA, encoded by the coding sequence ATGACAGCCCCGGTGTTCGTCGTCGACAGCGCGCAGCTGGCCCCGGTCGGGGCGGTGGTGCGGCTGGACGGCCCCGAGGGCCGTCATGCCGTCGCCGTACGCAGGCTCACCGTCGGCGAGCCGGTGGTGCTCGCGGACGGCGCGGGAGCGGCCGTCTCGGGCTCGGTGGTGGGGGTGGTCGGCAAGGACGTGCTGGAGGTCCGGGTCGACGCGCTGCTCGCCGAACCCGAGCCCGCGGTGCGGGTGGTGGTGGTCCAGGCGCTGCCCAAGGGCGACCGCGGGGAGCTCGCGGTCGAGCTGATGACCGAGGCGGGCGTGGACGAGGTGGTGCCCTGGGCGGCCTCGCGCTGCATCACCCAGTGGAAGGGCGAGCGGGGGGCCAAGGCCCTGGCCAAGTGGCGCGCCACGGCACGGGAGGCGGGCAAGCAGTCCCGCCGCCTCCGCTTTCCGGTGGTCCGCGACCCGATGACCACCCGTCAGGTCGCCGAACTCCTCTCCGGCGCGGCCCTGGCCGGGGTCCTCCACGAGGAGGGCTCCCAACCCCTCGCCACCGCAGAACTCCCCACCAAGGGCGACATCATCCTGGTGGTAGGCCCCGAAGGCGGCGTCTCCCCCGACGAGCTCGCCCTCTTCGCCGCCGCCGGCGCACCCCCCTACCGCCTGGGCCCCTCCGTCCTCCGCACCTCCACGGCAGGCGTGGCGGCAGGCTCCGTCCTCCTGTCCCGCACCGGGCGCTGGGCCTAG
- a CDS encoding S41 family peptidase gives MTQADSYLRYPHVQADLVTFVAEDDVWLAPVAGGRAWRVSADQVPVARPRISPDGEWIAWASTRDGAPEVHLAPADGGPSRRLTYWGSQQTTVLGWTADGEVLALSSVGRMSRAHPWAYAVPLDGGPARELQYGRVGGVAAEPGGERVLLSSAGMGREPAHWKRYRGGTAGKLWIGTEGDFSRLHADLDGRANIDSPMWVGDRVAFLSDHDGVAQLWSSLPDGSDLTRHSDHEFYARNASTDGARVVYHSGGELYLVESLTDGAPPRRLDIRLGGPRVDRQPYPINAARHLGHVSPDAGARASVIEVRGSIHQVTHRDGPARTLSATPGVRNRLPHMLPDGGSVWVTDAEGEDGLEFSDGRRVAVGALGRVEELTASPDGATLAVANRDGLVLLVTVADGAVRELDRSGAAQASGLAFAPDSQWLVWSHSTNSEEVPRQLRLAQLPEGTVTELTPPRFNDYAPTFTTDGKHLAFLSMRDFDPVYDEHVFDLSFPLACRPYLLTLAADTLSPFGPQPLGRALGKGDDKGDAPDADAGASAKDAGEDAADSSADDIDADAPDRTRLDLEGLSDRIVPFPVSSGRYTHLRAVKGGVVWLEHPLTGELGNAKATPEGEAERSSLERFDFGTRRAETLVDELDRFAVSGDGSRLAVVDRGDLRIVPADRRVGKDEQDDAVTVDLSRVRVTIDPAAEWRQMFDETARLMRDNFWRVDMNGIDWTGIQARYRPLVERVGSHSDLVDLLWELQAEPGTSHAYVQPAGQGVAGNRRQGLLGADLVRDPAGVWRVARVLPGESSDPAARSPLGAPGVSVRAGESVLAVDGVPVDSTAGPGPLLVGTAGKPVELTIGQADGAGEATRTVVVLPLATEEPLRYHDWVAGRRAHVREQSGGRLGYLHVPDMVANGWAQIHRDLRAEMAREGLIVDVRENRGGHTSQLIIEKLNRRIVGWDLVRTSPPVAYPMDAPRGPLVSVADEFAGSDGDIVNAAFQALKLGPVVGVRTWGGVIGIDGRYSLVDGTGVTQPRYAFWLDGYGFGVENHGIDPDIEVVCTPQDWAARRDPQLDEAVRTALAALERSPAAVPPPIPGL, from the coding sequence GTGACTCAAGCCGACAGCTACCTCCGTTACCCCCACGTCCAAGCTGACCTGGTCACCTTCGTGGCCGAGGACGACGTCTGGCTCGCCCCGGTGGCCGGTGGCCGCGCCTGGCGGGTGAGTGCCGACCAGGTCCCCGTGGCCCGCCCACGGATCTCGCCGGACGGCGAGTGGATCGCCTGGGCCTCGACCCGGGACGGCGCACCGGAGGTGCACCTCGCACCGGCCGACGGCGGCCCCTCGCGGCGGCTGACCTACTGGGGCAGCCAGCAGACCACCGTGCTGGGCTGGACCGCCGACGGCGAGGTCCTCGCCCTGAGCTCGGTCGGCCGGATGTCGCGCGCCCACCCCTGGGCCTACGCCGTCCCCCTGGACGGCGGCCCGGCCCGGGAACTGCAGTACGGCCGCGTCGGCGGCGTCGCCGCCGAACCCGGCGGGGAGCGCGTCCTGCTGTCCAGCGCCGGGATGGGTCGCGAGCCCGCGCACTGGAAGCGCTACCGGGGCGGCACCGCCGGCAAGCTGTGGATCGGCACCGAGGGCGACTTCAGTCGCCTGCACGCCGACCTCGACGGCCGCGCCAACATCGACTCCCCGATGTGGGTCGGCGACCGCGTCGCGTTCCTCAGCGACCACGACGGAGTCGCCCAGCTGTGGTCCAGCCTGCCCGACGGGTCCGACCTCACCCGCCACAGCGACCACGAGTTCTACGCCCGCAACGCCTCCACCGACGGCGCCCGGGTGGTCTACCACAGCGGCGGCGAGCTCTACCTGGTCGAGAGCCTGACGGACGGCGCCCCGCCCCGCCGCCTGGACATCCGCCTCGGCGGCCCCCGGGTCGACCGCCAGCCGTACCCGATCAACGCCGCCCGCCACCTCGGGCACGTCTCCCCGGACGCCGGGGCCCGGGCCAGCGTCATCGAGGTCCGCGGCAGCATCCACCAGGTCACCCACCGGGACGGACCGGCGCGCACGCTCTCCGCCACGCCGGGCGTGCGCAACCGTCTGCCCCACATGCTTCCTGACGGCGGGTCGGTCTGGGTCACCGACGCCGAGGGCGAGGACGGGCTGGAGTTCTCCGACGGCCGCCGGGTCGCCGTCGGCGCCCTGGGCCGGGTCGAGGAGCTCACCGCCTCCCCGGACGGCGCCACCCTCGCCGTGGCCAACCGTGACGGCCTGGTGCTGCTCGTCACCGTCGCCGACGGCGCCGTACGCGAACTGGACCGCAGCGGCGCCGCGCAGGCCAGCGGCCTCGCCTTCGCGCCGGACTCGCAGTGGCTGGTCTGGTCCCACTCGACCAACTCCGAGGAGGTGCCCCGCCAGCTGCGGCTGGCCCAGCTCCCCGAGGGCACCGTCACCGAGCTGACCCCGCCCCGCTTCAACGACTACGCGCCGACCTTCACCACCGACGGCAAGCACCTCGCCTTCCTGTCGATGCGCGACTTCGACCCGGTCTACGACGAGCACGTCTTCGACCTGTCCTTCCCGCTCGCCTGCCGCCCCTACCTGCTGACCCTGGCGGCGGACACGCTCTCGCCGTTCGGCCCGCAGCCGCTGGGCCGGGCCCTGGGCAAGGGCGACGACAAGGGCGACGCCCCCGACGCCGACGCCGGCGCATCCGCCAAGGACGCGGGCGAGGACGCCGCCGACAGCTCCGCCGACGACATCGACGCGGACGCCCCCGACCGCACCCGGCTCGACCTGGAGGGCCTCTCCGACCGGATCGTCCCCTTCCCGGTGTCCAGCGGCCGCTACACCCATCTGCGCGCCGTCAAGGGCGGTGTGGTGTGGCTGGAGCACCCGCTCACCGGTGAGCTGGGCAACGCCAAGGCCACCCCGGAGGGCGAGGCCGAGCGCAGCAGCCTGGAGCGGTTCGACTTCGGCACCCGCCGGGCCGAGACCCTGGTCGACGAGCTGGACCGGTTCGCCGTCAGCGGCGACGGCAGCCGCCTCGCCGTGGTCGACCGCGGCGACCTGCGGATCGTCCCGGCCGACCGCAGGGTCGGCAAGGACGAGCAGGACGACGCCGTGACCGTGGACCTCTCCCGGGTCCGGGTCACCATCGACCCCGCCGCCGAGTGGCGGCAGATGTTCGACGAGACCGCCCGGCTGATGCGCGACAACTTCTGGCGCGTCGACATGAACGGCATCGACTGGACCGGCATCCAGGCCCGCTACCGCCCGCTGGTGGAACGGGTCGGCAGCCACAGCGACCTGGTCGACCTGCTCTGGGAGCTGCAGGCCGAGCCGGGCACCTCGCACGCCTACGTCCAGCCGGCCGGCCAGGGCGTTGCGGGCAACCGCCGCCAGGGGCTGCTCGGCGCGGACCTGGTCCGCGACCCGGCCGGGGTCTGGCGGGTCGCCAGGGTGCTGCCCGGCGAGTCCTCCGACCCGGCGGCCCGCTCGCCGCTCGGCGCGCCCGGCGTCAGTGTCCGGGCCGGTGAGTCGGTGCTGGCCGTGGACGGCGTCCCGGTGGACAGCACCGCAGGGCCCGGCCCGCTGCTGGTCGGCACGGCTGGCAAGCCGGTCGAACTGACGATCGGTCAGGCTGACGGCGCCGGGGAGGCCACCCGGACCGTCGTGGTGCTCCCGCTCGCCACCGAGGAGCCGCTGCGCTACCACGACTGGGTGGCCGGCCGCCGGGCCCATGTCCGCGAGCAGTCCGGCGGGCGCCTCGGCTACCTGCACGTCCCCGACATGGTGGCCAACGGCTGGGCGCAGATCCACCGCGACCTGCGCGCCGAGATGGCCAGGGAGGGCCTGATCGTGGACGTCCGGGAGAACCGTGGCGGCCACACCTCGCAGCTGATCATCGAGAAGCTCAACCGCCGGATCGTCGGCTGGGACCTGGTCCGCACCAGCCCGCCGGTCGCCTACCCGATGGACGCCCCGCGCGGCCCGCTGGTGTCGGTGGCCGACGAGTTCGCCGGGTCGGACGGCGACATCGTCAACGCCGCGTTCCAGGCGCTGAAGCTGGGCCCGGTGGTCGGCGTGCGCACCTGGGGCGGGGTCATCGGCATCGACGGCCGCTACTCCCTGGTGGACGGCACCGGGGTCACCCAGCCCCGCTATGCCTTCTGGCTGGACGGCTACGGCTTCGGGGTGGAGAACCACGGCATCGACCCCGACATCGAGGTGGTCTGCACCCCGCAGGACTGGGCCGCCCGCCGCGACCCCCAGCTCGACGAGGCCGTCCGCACGGCGCTCGCCGCGTTGGAGCGGAGCCCGGCTGCGGTGCCGCCGCCCATTCCGGGGCTGTAG
- a CDS encoding ATP-binding protein, producing MAEDTPLIRSLRSAVEAAPADVPLRLHLAALLLDDGESDQAVTQIAAALQHEPGSAEARKLMLRAMGAPAPDTVPPPSPTEPPPVVSFDWASAEQQLSDTVQPRFVEPAAADGEDDPGDEPAWDIESSHVVLADVGGMTEVKKRLEAAFLAPMRNPELRRLYGKSLRGGLLLYGPPGCGKTFIARAVAGELGAKFLSVSLSDILDMYIGQSERNLHDVFAAARANAPCVVFLDEIDAVGGKRSSMRHNAMRGTVNQLLLELDGAQYDNDGVFVLAATNSPWDVDTALRRPGRLDRTLLVLPPDQEARESILRYHLRDRPIEGVELAKLAKKTDGWSGADLAHLCETAAEAALLDSAASGRVRMIGMPDLLAAAKEVKPSIESWFTAARNVAMFANEGGTYDELLAFLKRTRRL from the coding sequence ATGGCTGAAGACACTCCGCTGATACGCAGTCTGCGCTCCGCCGTCGAGGCGGCCCCGGCGGATGTTCCGCTGCGCCTGCATCTCGCGGCGCTGCTGCTGGACGACGGCGAGTCCGATCAGGCCGTCACCCAGATCGCCGCGGCGCTCCAGCACGAGCCCGGGAGCGCCGAGGCAAGGAAGTTGATGCTGCGCGCGATGGGCGCGCCCGCGCCCGACACCGTGCCCCCGCCGTCGCCGACGGAACCGCCACCCGTCGTCTCCTTCGACTGGGCCTCGGCCGAGCAGCAGCTCAGCGACACGGTCCAGCCCCGCTTCGTCGAGCCCGCCGCGGCCGACGGCGAGGACGACCCCGGCGACGAGCCGGCCTGGGACATCGAGAGCAGCCACGTCGTCCTCGCCGACGTCGGCGGCATGACCGAGGTCAAGAAGCGGCTCGAAGCGGCCTTCCTCGCCCCCATGCGCAACCCCGAACTCCGGCGCCTGTACGGCAAGTCACTCCGCGGCGGCCTGCTCCTCTATGGCCCGCCGGGCTGCGGCAAGACCTTCATCGCCCGTGCCGTGGCAGGGGAGTTGGGCGCGAAGTTCCTCTCCGTCAGCCTCAGCGACATCCTCGACATGTACATCGGCCAGTCCGAGCGCAACCTCCACGACGTCTTCGCCGCCGCCCGCGCCAACGCGCCCTGCGTGGTCTTCCTGGACGAGATCGACGCCGTCGGCGGCAAGCGCAGCAGCATGCGCCACAACGCCATGCGCGGCACCGTCAACCAGCTGCTGCTGGAGCTCGACGGCGCACAGTACGACAACGACGGCGTCTTCGTCCTCGCCGCCACCAACTCGCCCTGGGACGTGGACACCGCGCTGCGACGCCCGGGCCGGCTTGACCGCACCCTGCTGGTGCTCCCGCCGGACCAGGAGGCCCGCGAGTCCATCCTGCGCTACCACCTGAGGGACCGTCCGATCGAGGGCGTCGAGCTCGCCAAGCTGGCGAAGAAGACCGACGGCTGGTCCGGCGCCGACCTGGCCCATCTCTGCGAGACGGCCGCGGAGGCCGCCCTGCTGGACTCCGCCGCCAGCGGCAGGGTCCGCATGATCGGAATGCCCGACCTGCTGGCCGCGGCCAAGGAGGTCAAGCCCTCCATCGAGTCCTGGTTCACCGCGGCCCGGAACGTCGCCATGTTCGCCAACGAGGGCGGCACCTACGACGAACTGCTGGCCTTCCTGAAGCGGACCCGCCGCCTGTGA